A stretch of DNA from Triticum dicoccoides isolate Atlit2015 ecotype Zavitan chromosome 2A, WEW_v2.0, whole genome shotgun sequence:
TCCCTGGCAATAGCATGCTATGTGGAGGTCCCTCTTCCTTGCAACTACCTTCATGCCCAGATATAGGTTCCAACCATGCTTCGCAGAAGCATCATCGTCGGGTCATACTCTTTTGCATGGTTGGAACTTTGATGTTGATGTGCTCCCTAACTGCATGCTACTTGATGAAGACAAGAATCAAACCAAATAGTGTTGGTCAAGAAACCGGATTTCACAATGAGAAGCATGAGAGGATATCCTATGCCGATATAGATGAAGCAACACAGTCCTTCTCACCGGCAAATTTGATTGGTTCCGGCAGCTTTGGCGATGTGTACATTGGAACTCTGAATCTTGATGAGAGTTTATACACCGTAGCAATCAAAGTTCTCAATCTTGGCAAACGAGGAGCTAACAGAAGCTTTTTGAGGGAGTGTGAAGCCCTGAGGAAGATCCGACACCGGAAACTTGTCAAGGTGATCACTGTGTGTAGCAGTTTGGACCGTAATGGTGATGAGTTCAAGGCACTTGTCCTAGAATTTATCTGCAATGGGAACTTAGATGAGTGGCTGCATCCAAACACAGAGAACAGCAGGACCTTCAGAAGGCTAAGTCTGATGGAAAGGTTGTGCATCGCTCTTGATGTTGCAGAGGCATTGGAATATCTTCACCACCAAATTGAGCCCCCCATAGTTCACTGTGATATCAAACCATGCAACATCCTTCTAGATGATGACATTGTTGCGCATGTTGCTGACTTTGGTCTAGCAAAGATAATGCATACTGAAGCATGCAAGCAAAGTGGCGGTGGGACTGAAAGCAGCTCACTTGTGATTAAAGGCACAATTGGATACGTCGCACCTGGTCAGCAATGATTCTTTTAATCAAATTTTTTACATTGTGCAGTACATTTTATGTCGCTAATTAACGTTCACTTGCCAATTCAAACTGAAGAGTTAAATGCGTTGAGTTTATGACTAATAAACCCTTGGTTTATATGTTTGTTTCAGAGTATGGCTCGGGATCTGAAGCCTCCACAGCGGGTGACGTATACAGCTTCGGGGTGTTGCTATTGGAAATGCTTACTGGAAGACGGCCAACTGACAGTTTCAGAGATGGCGCGACAAGTCTTGTCAACTATGTCAAGATGGCATATCCTGATACTCTGCTGGAAGTGTTAGATGCTAGTGCAACATACAGCGGAAACCCGCAACGTATCATAGACATATTCTTACATCCTATGCTTAAGATTGGTCTAGCTTGCTGTGAGGATTCCCCAAGGCACCGAATGAAGATGAACAATGTAGTCAAGGAGCTGAATGCCATAAAGAAGGCGTGCGCCCCTCATATGCATGTTCATGGATTTCGAGCAAGCGCTTGATCTGGATGAGCAATGAAGTGCTACGATCATCTCTACAGCTCTGTTGTTGTCACCCTGTGGCGATGTGGTTACAAGCATGTCCCAGTATGTTTGGTGACCATTCCTGTTTTCTGTTTTAGGAATATGCAAGAGCATTGTCATGTGTCATTGTATTAGAAGCACAAGTAGTTTACTTTGCAATCCTCGTAGAAAATAAGTTTGGCGGCAATTTTTCATGGCATCTGGACTGTATTGAGTGGCTCCTACTCCTAGCAGATTTTCAGTTCTCCTTGCCGTTGCATCATCTTTAGAATTTCCTGAATTGCAACATTGGTTCAGATAGCTAAAGTTGAAGATAATGCTTGTTGCAATCAGGTTACTGCTTTGATTCCAGTGGCTAATGAAAAACAGTGCTTTGAGTTTTCGGGCACTGGATACAAATCCAATGACATCAAGTTTATATACCCATTACACCCACAATCTTGGTCATTGGTTCTTGGGGTATGAGCTTTTTAGTAATCCAGCGACTGCTTGAACCCAAACTAATCTCCATAAAAATATGGGTTCTAGATCCCCTTCCTTTGCTGATACACTAGCCAGTACATGCATGTTCAATCATCTCACTAGGTACAGATAAGCGACTACATAACAAATGAATTTGACACAAGTTGAAGAGACACCAAAACGATCCACACCAAAGTACATAAACTTGCCTAtatctcatcttcttcatcatcgaATGGGTCCCTCTCCGGAAAGTCACCAACCTGCAAAGGAAACTGCTCAATAACACTTCCACTCCTGAATTTTTAACCGGATGGATGATGGCTGAATGTTATAAGAACCAATTAAAAATATACTAATAGGTAAGGTAGGCATGTAACTACCTTCACTTTCTCTGGCCTAACAATTGCTCCATGCCCTTGAGGGCACTCGAAGAAGCGAACTCCTTTCACCCTGCAGCAAGCACCCAACAAGTCAAACAAAATGAGTTGTTTTTCCAAGCGCATGTCGTTACTAGTCGCAAGAAGCCATGATAACTTGGGCACTGGGTATAAATTTATCACTGCCATAGTTTGAGAATGAACATACATGCCATCGTGCTTTCCAAGTGGCTCATCGTATTGCACGCCAACCCAAAATCCACGTCCAAGGGCTTCAGCTTTGCCAACGAATTTCACGGTGCCCCTCTTGGCACCTGGCTCGACTTCACATCTGTCTCCCACCTATGACATAAATGTTCATATTGGATCGTAAAACATTACACGACAGAAAAGGTGTAATTTCAATTTCATGCTACAGAAGAAGAAAGCTTGCACCCGATGTTCCAGCCTATTCTTTTCAATAGCAAAGGATCTCCACACCAAGGACCAATATTTACTACATACACATGTCTCTGAAAGCAGAGTACCCTGTTTATAAGTGGCCAGTTATATACATTGGCACAATTCTGTATTCCTCGCCAACTTAGTCAACTATAGATGGTTGGATGGTCTTTTGTTTGGAACATCACCGCGGGGGTGAGTTTCCCCACCTGAATTTTCGTTGAATTTGATGGTTACATTTCACGAGTGGGATTCCTAGTGTGCTTTACTGAAACTGCTAGTCAAACCAGGAAGCTACTAGAAGGAAATATACACTGCAATTCTCCCAATAGCTGCTCCAGTTAGCAAAAAACAGAAGGGGAAGATGAAGACGCATATTCCTACAAAGTTAGAATAATGCACTGTATGACTGTAGACGGAAGGACAGAATATCCAGCCAATGGTGGAAGTTTGTCAAGTTCATGTGGGTGTGTCAAGTAGATGTGGCCACAGATTCGTACATACTAATTCAGCTTGTTCTATGGGAACAAGTTACTACCAATTGGGCTGCTATACCAGACATCAAATATGAAAAGAATTAGCTCGAGCAGTGATGGGGTGCTAAATCATTAATATGCAGCAAGCTAGGCAATAGAATTTCAAAACTCTGCCTTGGAAAAAACATAGTGGATGCAAGGTAAACAACTGAGGTGGCTGGGGCTCTTAACATCAGCAGATTAGCTGGGAATATTCCATTCCATACGGTGTGCAAAAACTTAATCCAACATACATGTGTAAAGCAAATGTACTGACCTTGATGTTGGCACACAATTCCTCCATCTGGTTGTCTGACTGCCAAAGAGGACAAGAAACAGAGTAAACAGACCTGTTGAAGCCTTGAAAGGAACAAAGAAGTCCAGAGCATGGGCAGCTTACTTGCTTATCGTCCGATACAGGGTTTTTCGACACCATCTTCTCTTTGAACTTCCGGAAGTTTGCTGCACAATTGCACACAAGTTTAGATGTTATGATCGAGTGAGCCGATTGCAAATGATAAACTGAAATATACTTCAGACTCCTCTACCAGAGTCTAGAGGTATGCAAGCTTTTTTAGTTAAGGAATAAGCTGAAGTATGTTTCAGACTGAGAATtctacaaggggtatacaaggtgtCCAAATTCATCTTATAAACTGGAAACAGAATTACTGCCGAGCTTGGCGTACGCTTCGTCCGAGATGGTGTACTTGTCGACGAGCGAGGTGTCCTCCAGCCACCCGCCGGAGGTCACCGAGGAGGGGTCGAGGTCGATGATGTGCAGCCGGTACCTTGAGAGTTGAGAGCAGACCATCATCAGTCCAACAGCAGCAGTAGAAAGATACCAGTAGTTAACAAGAGGAGATGCAGGTGGGGTGGGGGAACGGACCCGTCGTAGGGGGAGTAGGCGGCGAGGGGCGCGGCGTCGCGGTCGAGGTCGGCGACCCTGGCGCCGGCCTCGTCCCGGAGCTCCAGCCGCATGGAGCCCACGGCCGTGCCCGTCTTCTTCCACAGCTTCTCCTTGAGCGCCTCCACCGTGGTCTGCGAGCAGAGCGGACCCACACACCCCCGCCGCCATTAGAGATGAGATCCAAGCTGGAGATGAGATCCTGGGTTGGGTTGGTGGCGCGTACCTGCTGCGAGACCCGGATGTCGGAGGCGAAGGAGGTGAGGTTGGAGTGCGTGACGCGCAGCGACACGCTGTCGTCCGCCGGCAGCTGCAGCTTCGACATGTCTCCGGTCCGGCGGTGACCGCGACGACGACTCTCTGGTCTGCTAGTGTGGCGGCGGCCGTCGGAGCAGGAGCGTGCGCCGCCGACGCCGATCTGCGGGAGTAGTAGGGGCTCTAGGTGGGCTCGTctgcgggccgggccgggccgggctcaaATGAGGCCCGTGAGAGCGAGCAAATATCTGTCTCCACTCTGTTATCTCCTCGTCTTCTACCTCCAGACCCGCGAACGGATAGTGAAAGTGAAAGATGGCGGCTTTGGCGATGGCGATGGGGGCGGCGGTCATCCCTCGGGCTGCCCAGCTCGCCGGGGGTCAGCCTGCTGGCGGGAGGTGCGTCTCCGTCCGCGCGGCTGCGCCTCCGCGGCAGCAGCGGTCGTCCCGGCCGCCGCCCAGGAACCGCGGCCCTCCTCCGCAGAACCGCCGGCGCGGGCCGCCGCCCAGGCTCCGCGACGACGAAGGCGACGACCAGGGT
This window harbors:
- the LOC119357334 gene encoding tubulin-folding cofactor B-like, with the translated sequence MSKLQLPADDSVSLRVTHSNLTSFASDIRVSQQTTVEALKEKLWKKTGTAVGSMRLELRDEAGARVADLDRDAAPLAAYSPYDGYRLHIIDLDPSSVTSGGWLEDTSLVDKYTISDEAYAKLGTNFRKFKEKMVSKNPVSDDKQSDNQMEELCANIKVGDRCEVEPGAKRGTVKFVGKAEALGRGFWVGVQYDEPLGKHDGMVKGVRFFECPQGHGAIVRPEKVKVGDFPERDPFDDEEDEI